Proteins encoded in a region of the Lathamus discolor isolate bLatDis1 chromosome Z, bLatDis1.hap1, whole genome shotgun sequence genome:
- the HTR1A gene encoding 5-hydroxytryptamine receptor 1A — protein MDVANNTTSPELSSEGAGGPGFGEVTLGYQLLTSLLLGMLILCAVSGNACVIAAIALERSLQTVANYLIGSLAVTDLMVSVLVLPMAALYQVLNKWTLGQVTCDIFISLDVLCCTSSILHLCAIALDRYWAITDPIDYVNKRTPRRAAVLISLTWVIGFLISIPPMLGWRTPEDRSDPDACTISKDHGYTIYSTFGAFYIPLLLMLVLYGRIFKAARFRIRKTVKKVEKKKIADTCLTLSPAVLQKKSSGEPGKGWRRTAELKPGVCVNGAVRHGKDGAALEIIEVQRCNSSSKSHLPLPSEACSSPQPPSFEKRNEKNTEAKRRMALSRERKTVKTLGIIMGTFILCWLPFFIVALVLPFCDSKCYMPEWLGAVINWLGYSNSLLNPIIYAYFNKDFQSAFKKIIKCKFCRQ, from the coding sequence ATGGATGTGGCCAACAACACTACCTCCCCAGAGCTCTCCTCCGAGGGTGCCGGCGGCCCCGGCTTCGGCGAAGTGACTCTGGGCTACCAGCTGCTtacctccctgctcctgggaaTGCTCATTCTGTGCGCCGTGAGCGGCAACGCCTGCGTGATCGCGGCCATCGCCCTGGAACGCTCCCTCCAAACCGTGGCCAACTATCTCATCGGCTCGCTGGCCGTCACCGACCTCATGGTATCCGTGCTGGTGCTGCCCATGGCGGCCCTCTACCAGGTGCTGAACAAGTGGACACTGGGGCAAGTCACCTGCGACATCTTCATCTCGCTGGATGTGCTGTGCTGCACCTCTTCCATCCTGCACCTGTGTGCCATCGCCTTGGACAGGTACTGGGCCATTACGGACCCTATCGACTATGTCAACAAGCGAACCCCCCGACGGGCAGCTGTACTTATCAGCCTGACCTGGGTCATCGGTTTCTTGATTTCCATCCCgcccatgctgggctggaggACGCCCGAAGACCGCTCGGACCCCGACGCCTGCACCATCAGTAAGGACCACGGGTACACCATCTACTCCACCTTTGGCGCCTTCTACATCCCGCTTCTCCTCATGTTGGTCCTTTACGGCCGCATCTTTAAGGCAGCCCGCTTCAGGATCCGCAAGACTGTCAAGAAAgtggagaagaagaaaatcgCTGACACCTGCCTCACTCTCTCCCCCGCCGtcctgcagaagaaaagcagtgggGAGCCCGGCAAGGGCTGGCGGCGGACAGCGGAGCTCAAGCCTGGTGTCTGTGTCAACGGCGCTGTGCGGCATGGCAAGGACGGGGCTGCCCTGGAGATCATCGAGGTCCAGCGCTGCAACAGCTCCTCCAAGAGTCACCTGCCGCTGCCCAGCGAAGCGTGCAGCTCCCCGCAGCCCCCCTCCTTCGAGAAGCGCAACGAGAAGAACACGGAGGCCAAGCGAAGGATGGCTCTGTCCCGCGAAAGGAAGACTGTCAAGACCCTGGGCATCATTATGGGCACCTTCATCCTCTGCTGGCTGCCTTTCTTCATCGTGGCGCTGGTCCTGCCCTTTTGTGACAGTAAGTGCTACATGCCCGAGTGGCTGGGTGCAGTCATCAACTGGCTGGGCTACTCCAACTCCCTTCTCAACCCCATCATCTATGCCTATTTCAACAAAGACTTCCAAAGTGCTTTTAAGAAGATTATCAAGTGCAAGTTTTGCAGGCAGTGA